The nucleotide sequence GGGTCTGTCCGATGAACGGTGTTTCCGGCGTTCATCTCAGAGGTTCTCCGCGGCCGGCATGCGGTCGGCGAAGGTGACGGCGAAAGCGTTGAGCGCGGGCTTCCACCGCATGGTCCATCGTGCCTGGCCGGTGCCCTTGGGGTCCAGGCCCCTGGTGACCAGGTACAGGCACTTGAGGGCGGCCTGCTCGGTCGGAAAGTGCCCGCGCACGGTGACCGCGCGCCGGTACCTGGCGTGCAGGGACTCGATGGCGTTGGTGGAGAACAGCACCCGGCGGATCTCCACGTCGTAGGCCAGGAAGGGGATGAACTCCTCCCACGCCGCTCTCCACATCTTGGGGATGGCCGGGTAGGGCTTGCCCCATTTCTCCTCCAGCTCCTCGAACGCCGCCCATGCTGCCTCGACCGAGGGTGCGGTGTAGATGCGGCGCAGGTCCTTGGCCAGCTGGTCCCAGTATTTCCGCGAGGCGTAGCGCAGCGTCGCCCGGATGAGGTGGATCACGCAGGCCTGCACGATCGCCTGGGGGAAGACGGCGTTCACGCTGTCGGGCAGTCCTTTGAGGCCGTCGCAGACGATGAAGAACACGTCGCGCACGCCGCGGTTCTTCAGGTCCGCCAGCACGTTCATCCAGAACTTCGCCGACTCACCACCTCCCTGCCCGGCCCACAGGCCCAGGACGTCTCGCCGGCCGTTCAGGTCGACGCCGATCGCGGCGTAGAAGGGTTGGTTGCCGACCTGCCCGTCGCGAACCTTGACGTAGATCGCGTCGATGAAGATGGCCGCGTACACCGGTTGCAGCGGCCGGGAGGACCAGGCGGCCATCTCCTCGAGCACCTTGTCCGTGATCCTCGAGACCGTGTCCTTGCTGATGGAGGCGCCGTACACCTCGTGGAAGTGCGCGCTGATCTCACCGGTCGTCAGGCCCTTGGCGAACAGGCTGATCGCGACCGCGTCCACGTCCGAGAGGCGCCGCTGTCGCTTCTTGACGATCACCGGTTCGAACGTGCCGGCCCGGTCCCGGGGGACCGCGATCGTCACCTCTCCGGCGGCGTCGGTCAGCACCGTCTTGGGTCGGGTGCCGTTGCGGATGTTGCCGTTCTCCGCGGTGGGTACCCGGTGCTTCTCGTGGCCGAGGTGCTCGGTCAGCTCCTCTTCCAGGGCTGTCTCCAGGACGGTGGCGGTGATTGATTTGAGCAGCCCGTCCGGGCCGGTCAGGTCCTCACCACGGGCTCGGGCGGCCTTGACCAGCTCCCGGACCGCAGCCTGCTCGGCCTCGCTGCGCGAGGTCGTCTTCTTCACCTTCT is from Janibacter endophyticus and encodes:
- a CDS encoding IS256 family transposase, with product MPKKVKKTTSRSEAEQAAVRELVKAARARGEDLTGPDGLLKSITATVLETALEEELTEHLGHEKHRVPTAENGNIRNGTRPKTVLTDAAGEVTIAVPRDRAGTFEPVIVKKRQRRLSDVDAVAISLFAKGLTTGEISAHFHEVYGASISKDTVSRITDKVLEEMAAWSSRPLQPVYAAIFIDAIYVKVRDGQVGNQPFYAAIGVDLNGRRDVLGLWAGQGGGESAKFWMNVLADLKNRGVRDVFFIVCDGLKGLPDSVNAVFPQAIVQACVIHLIRATLRYASRKYWDQLAKDLRRIYTAPSVEAAWAAFEELEEKWGKPYPAIPKMWRAAWEEFIPFLAYDVEIRRVLFSTNAIESLHARYRRAVTVRGHFPTEQAALKCLYLVTRGLDPKGTGQARWTMRWKPALNAFAVTFADRMPAAENL